The following coding sequences are from one Shewanella violacea DSS12 window:
- the hemC gene encoding hydroxymethylbilane synthase, with translation MSQNVIRIATRKSPLALWQAEFVKAELEKFHPGLTVELLPMSTKGDIILDTPLAKVGGKGLFVKELEIAMLDGRADIAVHSIKDVPVDFPDGLGLEVICEREDPRDAFVSNDYKSIDDLPKGAVVGTSSLRRQCQIRAMRPDLKITDLRGNVGTRLGKLDAGNYDAIILAAAGLKRLKLEERISSFISAEESLPANGQGAVGIECRTDDERVKALLAPLEHTETRYRVTAERAMNTHLQGGCQVPIGAFAEIQGDTLTLRGLVGNPDGSKIITGTSVGPKTDAKAIGITLAKELLSKGAKEILDAVYIK, from the coding sequence ATGTCTCAAAACGTCATTCGAATCGCTACACGTAAAAGCCCCCTTGCACTCTGGCAAGCCGAATTTGTAAAAGCTGAGCTGGAAAAATTTCATCCCGGTTTAACCGTTGAACTTCTCCCAATGAGTACTAAAGGTGACATTATTTTAGATACTCCATTGGCAAAAGTTGGTGGCAAAGGCTTGTTTGTAAAAGAACTTGAAATAGCTATGCTCGATGGCAGAGCCGACATTGCCGTTCATTCGATAAAAGATGTACCTGTAGACTTCCCCGATGGCCTGGGGCTAGAGGTAATTTGTGAGCGTGAAGACCCACGTGATGCATTCGTTTCGAACGACTACAAGTCTATCGACGATCTACCCAAGGGAGCGGTTGTCGGTACCTCCAGTCTTAGACGCCAGTGCCAGATCCGCGCCATGCGACCGGATCTAAAAATAACCGATCTTCGTGGCAACGTAGGCACACGCTTAGGTAAACTGGATGCAGGGAATTATGATGCCATCATACTGGCAGCCGCCGGCCTTAAGCGTCTTAAACTTGAAGAACGTATCAGCAGCTTTATCTCAGCCGAAGAATCCTTGCCCGCTAACGGCCAAGGCGCTGTAGGTATCGAGTGTCGTACGGATGATGAGCGTGTGAAAGCCCTGCTGGCACCACTTGAGCATACAGAGACTCGTTACCGAGTGACTGCAGAACGAGCCATGAATACTCACCTACAAGGTGGCTGTCAGGTGCCGATTGGTGCATTCGCCGAAATCCAAGGTGATACACTGACACTAAGAGGTTTAGTGGGCAATCCAGATGGAAGCAAGATCATCACAGGCACTAGCGTCGGTCCAAAAACTGATGCTAAGGCCATAGGTATTACCCTTGCCAAAGAGTTACTAAGCAAGGGCGCAAAAGAGATTCTTGATGCAGTTTATATCAAGTAA
- a CDS encoding uroporphyrinogen-III synthase gives MKILLTRPYGRNQLMVEALTSRSVSYLVAPLLQIEATPAKQQGDGMALFHHADIIIFISTNAVNFATQAMKQAWPSETQFYAIGAATLNALAQLGISAQEAPQDCQQTEGLLTLPQLQSLSNKKIVIVRGRGGREALASELIHRGGDVSYWEVYRRTCPRLSPQSNAQAWQQAKIDTIVITSGEILDNLIKLVPKELFAWLRACHIIVPSSRVQEQAVANGFQQVTNAKAANSKAILTALGL, from the coding sequence ATGAAGATATTACTGACCCGCCCATATGGACGAAATCAGTTAATGGTTGAGGCGCTGACAAGCAGAAGCGTCTCATATCTTGTTGCGCCTTTACTGCAGATAGAAGCGACCCCGGCAAAACAACAAGGTGACGGCATGGCGTTATTTCACCATGCCGACATCATCATATTTATCAGCACCAACGCAGTAAATTTTGCCACTCAAGCCATGAAGCAAGCCTGGCCTTCTGAGACACAGTTTTACGCAATCGGTGCAGCAACTCTTAATGCACTTGCACAATTGGGCATTTCTGCCCAAGAAGCACCTCAAGATTGTCAACAGACCGAAGGTTTACTCACTCTTCCCCAGCTCCAATCTCTTTCGAACAAGAAAATAGTCATAGTACGAGGGCGAGGAGGAAGAGAAGCACTGGCAAGTGAGTTAATCCATAGAGGTGGTGATGTTAGCTACTGGGAAGTTTATCGCAGAACCTGCCCAAGATTATCTCCTCAAAGCAACGCACAAGCCTGGCAACAAGCCAAAATTGACACCATAGTCATCACCAGTGGCGAAATTCTCGATAACCTAATCAAACTTGTACCAAAAGAGTTATTTGCTTGGCTGCGTGCATGTCATATTATAGTCCCTAGCTCACGAGTACAGGAGCAGGCTGTTGCCAATGGATTTCAACAGGTTACCAATGCAAAGGCGGCTAACAGTAAGGCCATACTTACAGCTTTAGGCTTATAA
- a CDS encoding uroporphyrinogen-III C-methyltransferase translates to MDKNKIDNKTAEAQTEVSSETGANKATKVVNKEANRSDTPQPHRKSDTKVKVNRERSGVSWGFFFNLIFILLLTFATCGGGYYLYQELTLQKQKSEALSTQLTQVLTEPTKQISRLERAQVQLASSTSSDIDKLTSIQLQLSERVAKLAQRNPNQWMAEEAKYLVRMAGNKLWLEKDPSTSASLLKAADDRIESMKDPSLMPLRKALASDIASVSAIKLTDIAGTALTLDNMIENLQNLPLNRVDVTNAANRPTNPEMTESIDDWQENLATSWKSFMDDFVVIRKRTTDITPILTSDQQWYLVENIRNKLLQSQLALYRQDQVNYRQSLTLARKWVYQYFDLSDTQTKETLAAIDALITLKIQTPGINHFKSTPMLQQLATHGNLMIIERAAL, encoded by the coding sequence ATGGACAAGAACAAAATAGATAATAAAACTGCAGAAGCGCAAACAGAGGTAAGCTCTGAAACAGGCGCTAATAAGGCAACTAAGGTCGTCAATAAAGAAGCTAATCGCTCTGACACCCCACAGCCTCATAGAAAATCTGACACTAAAGTAAAAGTTAACCGCGAACGTTCCGGGGTTTCTTGGGGATTTTTTTTCAACCTGATTTTTATCTTGCTACTAACCTTTGCGACTTGTGGCGGCGGTTACTATCTCTATCAGGAACTGACCCTTCAAAAACAAAAATCCGAAGCCTTATCTACTCAGTTAACACAAGTGTTAACTGAGCCGACCAAGCAAATATCCAGACTAGAAAGAGCACAAGTTCAACTTGCCAGCAGCACAAGTTCTGACATAGATAAACTGACAAGCATTCAGCTCCAGCTGAGTGAAAGAGTGGCAAAACTGGCTCAGCGTAACCCCAATCAATGGATGGCAGAGGAAGCAAAGTACCTAGTCAGAATGGCGGGGAATAAACTTTGGCTAGAAAAAGACCCCAGCACATCGGCGAGTTTACTCAAGGCCGCGGATGACCGCATCGAATCCATGAAAGATCCCTCGTTAATGCCATTAAGAAAAGCGTTAGCATCAGACATAGCATCGGTATCCGCTATCAAGCTCACTGACATTGCCGGAACCGCGCTGACTCTGGACAACATGATAGAGAATCTGCAAAATCTGCCTTTAAATAGAGTGGATGTAACCAATGCGGCTAATCGCCCAACGAATCCAGAAATGACTGAGTCGATAGATGATTGGCAAGAGAATCTGGCCACATCTTGGAAGTCATTTATGGACGATTTTGTGGTCATTCGCAAGAGAACCACAGATATCACACCGATACTCACGTCTGATCAACAGTGGTACCTAGTTGAAAACATCAGAAATAAGTTACTTCAGTCGCAACTTGCTCTATACCGCCAAGATCAGGTTAATTACCGACAATCTTTGACCCTCGCCAGAAAATGGGTCTATCAGTACTTTGATCTTAGTGACACTCAAACTAAAGAGACTCTGGCCGCAATAGATGCATTAATAACCTTGAAAATACAGACTCCGGGCATTAATCACTTTAAATCGACTCCTATGCTGCAACAACTGGCCACTCACGGTAATCTGATGATTATTGAGAGGGCAGCCCTATGA
- a CDS encoding heme biosynthesis HemY N-terminal domain-containing protein, which produces MTRVLIYLGIILLGLCISPFFEGMNGYLYFTIWDYEVETGVIFAIIALIVFYALLQLVEWVIIFSINLLLNSRYLPNKWRKKAARKHTLMGALALAEEDWSTAEKAMIKGAEKGELPTLNLLAAARAAQHQNNTESRDKYLLQAEQEPLALKAVSTSRTRYLFQQGELDKARIELDKLSPTSNSKLPVLRLAIELYKAQADWNALKLLLPIIKKRQVLNEEDSKSLTMLTNNSLLIQAQSSSEQELEKVWHWLSRAERKEPVYIASYSLGLHKFNREAEAKKLLMKQIKSDLCSNTTSALVKVLSPADVEERKQIFLLEKKYGEKLSFQKLLANLHLQNSDYRQAIAYWKKVCNQEPNKANWLALGETHEHLGEQNGAIQSYRQAAVSD; this is translated from the coding sequence ATGACACGCGTATTGATTTATCTGGGCATTATTTTATTGGGTTTGTGTATCAGTCCTTTTTTCGAAGGCATGAATGGCTACCTATATTTCACCATATGGGATTACGAAGTTGAGACCGGTGTCATTTTTGCAATTATCGCCCTTATCGTTTTTTACGCTTTACTACAGCTAGTAGAATGGGTAATTATTTTTAGCATTAATCTACTGCTTAACAGTCGTTACCTTCCAAATAAATGGCGTAAAAAAGCCGCAAGAAAGCACACCTTAATGGGCGCTCTCGCATTAGCGGAAGAGGATTGGTCTACAGCCGAGAAAGCCATGATTAAAGGCGCCGAGAAAGGTGAATTACCAACCCTTAACTTACTCGCGGCGGCAAGAGCAGCCCAGCATCAGAACAATACTGAGTCACGAGACAAATATCTTCTACAGGCGGAGCAAGAGCCATTGGCCCTCAAGGCCGTGAGCACCAGCCGTACTCGCTATTTATTCCAACAAGGAGAGCTGGACAAGGCCAGAATAGAGCTAGATAAGCTCTCCCCTACCAGTAATAGCAAGTTACCTGTATTGAGACTGGCGATAGAGTTATATAAAGCTCAAGCCGACTGGAATGCACTTAAGCTACTGCTTCCTATCATTAAGAAACGTCAGGTACTCAACGAAGAAGATAGCAAGAGTCTCACAATGCTCACCAATAACTCTTTGCTCATTCAAGCACAATCCAGCAGCGAACAAGAGTTAGAAAAAGTATGGCACTGGTTAAGCCGAGCCGAGAGGAAAGAGCCAGTATATATAGCCAGCTATAGCTTAGGTTTACATAAATTCAACCGTGAAGCTGAAGCGAAAAAACTCTTAATGAAACAGATTAAGAGCGACCTTTGTTCGAATACTACATCAGCACTGGTTAAGGTACTTTCCCCTGCAGATGTCGAAGAAAGAAAACAGATATTTTTGCTTGAGAAAAAATACGGTGAAAAGCTTAGCTTCCAAAAATTACTGGCTAATCTGCATCTACAAAATAGTGACTATCGTCAAGCCATAGCATACTGGAAAAAAGTGTGTAACCAAGAGCCGAACAAGGCCAATTGGTTGGCTCTGGGCGAGACCCATGAGCATCTTGGCGAACAAAATGGTGCCATTCAAAGTTATCGACAAGCCGCCGTCTCAGATTGA